Proteins co-encoded in one Aethina tumida isolate Nest 87 chromosome 7, icAetTumi1.1, whole genome shotgun sequence genomic window:
- the LOC109595269 gene encoding FK506-binding protein 59 translates to MSETVDISPAQDKGVLKQILKEGVGDEVPPAGCKVKVHYTGTLTDGTKFDSSRDRNEPFQFDIGKGSVIKAWDIGVATMKRGERAMLTCAPQYAYGEAGSPPTIPPNSTLLFDVEVIDWKGEDLSPTKDGGIEKIQSITPGEGYTTPNDGAMVEVHLIGKHEDRVFEDRSVSFTIGEGSEANIIRGVEIALEKFKKGECSRLKIKSQYAFGDTGSAELNIPGKATVVYTVTLKNFERAKESWALDSSERVQQAELLKEKGTNYFKNGKFELAIRLYRKVQAFLDTEKDFQDDLAEKRKNLLIASYSNESLAHLKVKDYFAAKSAANAALELDPDNEKAIFRRGQAYIGLSEAELAAKDFARCLQIDPNNKAAQAQQAACSKIIKVQLEKEKKIYANMFDKFAKMDAQREENEKEKVPNVLSSVGEWGQEDREREPSEFEKENPNILLLNGSGEFKDM, encoded by the exons ATGAGCGAGACTGTGGATATTTCACCTGCTCAAGATAAAGGTGTATTGAAGCAAATCTTAAAAGAGGGTGTGGGTGATGAGGTACCACCAGCAGGATGTAAAGTTAAAGTCCATTATACCGGAACACTCACGGACGGCACGAAATTCGACTCTAGCCGTGACCGGAATGAACCTTTTCAATTTGACATCGGaaaag GAAGTGTAATCAAAGCATGGGACATCGGTGTGGCCACTATGAAACGAGGGGAGCGAGCAATGCTGACTTGTGCCCCTCAGTATGCTTATGGTGAAGCAGGAAGTCCACCAACCATCCCCCCCAATTCTACCCTGCTCTTTGAT gtTGAAGTGATTGACTGGAAAGGTGAGGATTTGAGTCCCACTAAGGATGGAGGCATTGAGAAGATACAATCTATAACTCCAGGAGAAGGTTACACTACACCAAATGATGGAGCAATGGTGGAGG TACACCTCATAGGAAAACATGAAGACCGCGTATTCGAAGACAGGTCCGTTTCGTTTACAATCGGAGAGGGTTCAGAGGCTAACATTATCCGTGGTGTAGAAATAGCattagaaaaattcaaaaaaggcGAATGCTCTCGTTTGAAGATCAAATCGCAATACGCTTTCGGTGATACGGGATCTGCTGAGTTAAACATTCCTGGCAAGGCTACTGTTGTGTATACTGTTACCTTGAAAAATTTCGAAAGAGCCAAAGAAAGTTGGGCGTTGGACAGCTCCGAGCGGGTACAACAGGCCGAATTGCTTAAGGAAAAAGgaacaaattactttaaaaatggcAAATTTGAATTGGCTATTAGATTGTATAGGAAGGTTCAGGCCTTTTTGGATACGGAAAAAG attttcaaGATGATCTGGcagaaaaacgtaaaaatttacttatagcTTCCTATTCCAATGAATCGTTGGCCCATCTCAAAGTAAAAGATTATTTTGCCGCCAAGTCGGCTGCTAATGCTGCTCTCGAACTCGATCCCGATAACGAAAAGGCAATCTTCAGAAGGGGACAAGCTTATATTGGTCTTTCTGAAGCCGAGTTGGCTGCAAAAGATTTTGCTAGATGTTTGCAAATTGATCCTAACAATAAGGCTGCTCAAGCCCAGCAAGCAGCCTGTTCAAAGATTATTAAGGTGCAATTagaaaaggaaaagaaaatatacgCAAATATGTTTGATAAGTTTGCTAAAATGGATGCACAG AGGGAGGAAAATGAAAAGGAGAAGGTTCCAAATGTATTATCATCTGTTGGAGAATGGGGTCAAGAAGATCGAGAACGGGAACCAAGTGAATTCGAAAAGGAGaatccaaatattttacttttgaatGGCAGTGGAGAATTTAAAGATATGTAA
- the LOC109595266 gene encoding spondin-1, producing the protein MIKLVFLLVFAAIAAACPREPTVYQSKVNKIPGDNGYNIKINENPEKYVPGKLYTMYLMGSRTFAKVQHFTRFIINVESTNNPENISPQNVGSFQLYGDNLSQFKEDCVNTIHEVNSLPKTEVFFMWSAPPPGSGCVTFRAMVFEDANRWYSDDGGLSKTFCEQTEQDVKFDENDCCACDEAKYSMVFEGIWSNKTHPRDFPFSLWLTHFSDIIGASHERNFTFWGEGQIASEGFRSLAEWGSVRLMETELKAKAKFLRTLIKAPGLWYPNVNTNTTTTFKVDRRHHLISLASMFGPTPDWVVGVSGLNLCQKTCSWVENLVVDLYPYDAGTDSGITYMSPNAETKPRERMYRITTTYPEDPRQPFYDPSKKEIPIPLAKLYLKREKLIPKNCDENFLTALLDVSEDTEDTTRAECAVTDYTPWTECSVTCGKGIRMRTREYRMPQKAQMFECKRQLVSKEMCVAAVPECEGGETRSDSDEIDDRIEDNLNEEGVCSTSPWRPWTECSVTCGIGFKMRTRHFVDKMGMKKCPHVTTVEKEKCMQPECAAAEAELADPMCPTTAWSDWSPCSATCGRGIRMRTRLLLVEPALQQKCSSRIELLQQSHCIETPDCSFDMATAKVVCMQESDYGLCQGYFNRWYFDVNQKTCVSFVYGGCRGNKNNFLTFDDCMNQCSVVRDALNGNVPSNRPSSVIASEISTPPVDCMVTEWSIWSPCSVSCGTGYTRRFRMIKRPAENGGKPCPRVLEKTRRCSLPSC; encoded by the exons TTGCAGCTGCATGTCCCAGAGAACCCACCGTTTATCAGtcgaaagttaataaaatacctGGAGACAATGGatacaacattaaaattaacgaaAATCCAGAAAAATACGTGCCAGGAAAGTTGTACACGA tgtatCTTATGGGTTCGAGGACATTCGCCAAAGTTCAACATTTTACCAGATTTATCATAAACGTAGAATCAACGAATAATCCAGAAAACATATCGCCTCAAAATGTTGGAAGTTTTCAACTCTACGGCGACAATCTGTCTCAATTTAAAGAAGATTGTGTGAATACCATCCATGAGGTAAATTCTCTTCCAAAAACAGAAGTCTTCTTCATGTGGTCCGCTCCCCCACCAGGATCGGGATGTGTGACATTTAG GGCTATGGTTTTTGAAGACGCCAATCGCTGGTATTCAGATGATGGAGGTTTAAGTAAAACGTTTTGTGAACAAACTGAACAAGATGTGAAATTCGACGAAAACGACTGTTGTGCTTGTGATGAAGCCAAATACAGT ATGGTTTTCGAAGGTATTTGGTCAAACAAAACACATCCAAGAGATTTTCCGTTTTCTTTATGGCTAACTCACTTCTCTGATATAATCGGAGCTTCACACGaaagaaattttacattttgggGTGAGGGACAGATCGCATCTGAAGGATTCAGAAGTTTGGCCGAATGGGGATCTGTCAGATTGATGGAAACCGAATTGAAAGCAAAAGCTAAATTTCTCAGGACTCTAATTAAAGCTCCGGGATTGTGGTATCCCAATGTAAACACAAATACTACAACCACTTTCAAGGTTGACAGAAGGCACCATTTGATTTCTTTGGCATCCATGTTCG gtcCAACACCTGACTGGGTTGTTGGAGTGAGCGGTCTCAATTTATGCCAGAAAACCTGTTCATGGGTGGAAAATTTAGTTGTTGATTTATATCCTTATGATGCTGGAACTGACAGTGGTATTACGTATAtg TCGCCCAATGCTGAAACGAAACCACGGGAGAGGATGTACCGAATCACTACAACGTATCCGGAGGACCCGAGACAACCTTTCTACGATCCATCCAAAAAGGAAATTCCGATTCCTTTAGCTAAGCTTTACTTAAAACGTGAAAAGCTCATTCCAAAAAATTGCGATGAAAACTTCCTTACTGCATTGCTTGACGTAAGCGAAGACACCGAAGATACAACAAGgg ctgAGTGTGCCGTTACCGATTATACACCATGGACAGAGTGTTCTGTGACTTGTGGCAAAGGCATCAGGATGAGAACAAGAGAGTACAGAATGCCACAAAAGGCACAGATGTTCGAATGCAAAAGACAATTGGTATCTAAGGAAATGTGTGTGGCAGCTGTACCAGAATGCGAGGG TGGTGAGACCAGAAGCGATTCGGACGAAATCGACGACAGAATTGAAGATAATCTGAATGAAGAAGGTGTTTGTTCTACATCACCCTGGAGACCTTGGACGGAATGTTCAGTAACTTGTGGAATAGGATTTAAAATGAGAACCAGACATTTTGTTGACAAAATGGGAATGAAGAAGTGCCCCCACGTTACAACTG ttgaaaaagaaaaatgtatgCAACCGGAATGCGCTGCTGCTGAAGCAGAACTCGCAGATCCAATGTGTCCAACGACCGCTTGGAGCGACTGGAGTCCATGCAGTGCAACATGCGGTAGAGGAATTAGAATGAGAACCAGGCTGCTATTGGTCGAGCCTGCACTTCAACAAAAGTGTAGTTCCAGAATTGAGCTTTTGCAACAGTCACACTGTATTGAAACCCCTGATTGTAGCTTCGACATGGCCACTGCCAAAG TGGTATGTATGCAGGAAAGCGACTACGGCTTATGTCAAGGTTACTTTAATAGATGGTATTTTGACGTGAATCAGAAGACTTGTGTTTCGTTCGTATACGGTGGCTGTCGcggaaacaaaaacaatttcctcACATTTGATGATTGCATGAATCAGTGTTCTGTTGTAAGGG ATGCTCTTAATGGTAACGTACCTAGTAACCGTCCGTCAAGCGTTATAGCATCAGAAATTTCAACCCCACCGGTGGATTGTATGGTAACTGAATGGAGTATTTGGAGCCCATGCAGTGTCTCTTGTGGAACCGGATACACGAGGAGGTTTAGAATGATTAAGAGGCCGGCTGAAAATGGTGGAAAACCGTGCCCGAGAGTGCTAGAAAAAACTCGCAGATGCAGCTTGCCctcttgttaa
- the LOC109595292 gene encoding uncharacterized protein LOC109595292 isoform X2 — protein sequence MIGFFCHLLQVSEKSTLRRCRSMSDGSTKRSLSDDTFEIFPSLPNSVLEKMGLRGNNPRENLTEEEQEQKFTSLSLAFTIDSSSIKDRYERQRRQRDQTENNLLVELERLNQKINKMKYLCIDFETTELLTGLLTQVDIVTKASYLASISAERYGAVQYEEKLSDSVMLMVSHVNALKQQRDNSKRQLEYTKRVIQETNIDSENNNTLKMPKKLPTRGGKSVTRRASIATISQTADIVRPSEIKKITRRKSDLSICTSTPMRSNRPSRFDLNVDLVKISEGVVEVEHSNEDSDSRLEQSDAPEENEDESSVTEDPGEYQVKEAVPVTLKQKVMYKIRTMENSLEMKFIKWSSSFTTETFHFCAIICFVFSLVIMANILIELELSKMYNNT from the exons ATGATAGGTTTTTTTTGTCATCTGCTACAAGTTTCCgaa AAATCGACTTTGAGGAGATGTAGATCAATGTCAGATGGAAGCACAAAACGATCACTGTCCGACGACACGTTCGAAATTTTTCCCAGCCTTCCCAACTCCGTTTTAGAAAAAATGGGTTTACGTGGTAATAATCCTAG ggAGAATTTGACAGAGGAGGAGCAAGAACAAAAATTTACCAGCCTGTCCCTCGCGTTCACAATTGATTCGAGCTCCATAAAAGATAGATACGAACGGCAAAGGCGGCAAAGAGACCAAACGGAAAACAATCTGTTGGTCGAGTTGGAAAGGCTCAATCAAAAGatcaacaaaatgaaatatctCTGTATAGATTTCGAAACGACTGAACTGTTAACTGGTTTATTGACACAAGTCGATATTGTTACGAAGGCGTCGTACTTGGCTAGCATATCGGCCGAAAGGTATGGCGCCGTTCAATACGAGGAAAAACTGAGCGATTCTGTTATGCTGATGGTTTCGCATGTCAATGCTTTGAAACAGCAAAGGGACAATTCTAAAAGGCAATTAGAATATACCAA AAGAGTTATACAAGAAACCAATATTGACTCGGAAAACaacaacacattaaaaatGCCGAAAAAATTACCGACACGCGGTGGGAAATCCGTCACCAGAAGGGCAAGTATCGCAACAATATCCCAGACGGCCGACATTGTCAGACCTagcgaaattaaaaaaatcactagAAGAAAATCGGACTTGTCGATTTGTACAAGTACACCGATGAGATCCAACAGACCCAGCCGATTCGA TCTGAACGTTGATTTGGTGAAGATTTCTGAAGGTGTTGTGGAGGTAGAGCACAGTAACGAAgattcggacagtaggttggaACAAAGTGATGCCCCTGAGGAAAACGAGGATGAAAGTTCGGTGACTGAAGATCCGGGTGAATATCAAGTTAAAGAGGCGGTTCCGGTCACATTGAA gcaAAAAGTCATGTATAAAATAAGGACAATGGAAAATAGtttggaaatgaaatttataaaatggtcCAGCTCATTTACAACAGAGACATTTCATTTTTGTGCTATTATATGTTTTGTATTTAGTTTAGTCATAATGGCCAACATTCTTATAGAATTGGAACTTTCAAAAATGTACAACAACACTTAA
- the LOC109595292 gene encoding uncharacterized protein LOC109595292 isoform X1, with product MRDIENADISNNIGNGAMNPPCYVNCFNNARKASQISMSSASSVFSDSSDEMWPTSRRGSEEETLKQETKKSTLRRCRSMSDGSTKRSLSDDTFEIFPSLPNSVLEKMGLRGNNPRENLTEEEQEQKFTSLSLAFTIDSSSIKDRYERQRRQRDQTENNLLVELERLNQKINKMKYLCIDFETTELLTGLLTQVDIVTKASYLASISAERYGAVQYEEKLSDSVMLMVSHVNALKQQRDNSKRQLEYTKRVIQETNIDSENNNTLKMPKKLPTRGGKSVTRRASIATISQTADIVRPSEIKKITRRKSDLSICTSTPMRSNRPSRFDLNVDLVKISEGVVEVEHSNEDSDSRLEQSDAPEENEDESSVTEDPGEYQVKEAVPVTLKQKVMYKIRTMENSLEMKFIKWSSSFTTETFHFCAIICFVFSLVIMANILIELELSKMYNNT from the exons ATGCGAGATATCGAAAACGCGGATATCTCGAACAATATCGGGAACGGAGCTATGAATCCGCCGTGTTACGTGAACTGTTTCAATAATGCTAGGAAAGCATCACAAATCTCTATGTCGAGTGCGTCTAGTGTGTTCTCCGATTCCAGTGATGAGATGTGGCCGACTTCCAGGAGGGGATCTGAAGAAGAAACGCTCAAACAAGAAACTAAG AAATCGACTTTGAGGAGATGTAGATCAATGTCAGATGGAAGCACAAAACGATCACTGTCCGACGACACGTTCGAAATTTTTCCCAGCCTTCCCAACTCCGTTTTAGAAAAAATGGGTTTACGTGGTAATAATCCTAG ggAGAATTTGACAGAGGAGGAGCAAGAACAAAAATTTACCAGCCTGTCCCTCGCGTTCACAATTGATTCGAGCTCCATAAAAGATAGATACGAACGGCAAAGGCGGCAAAGAGACCAAACGGAAAACAATCTGTTGGTCGAGTTGGAAAGGCTCAATCAAAAGatcaacaaaatgaaatatctCTGTATAGATTTCGAAACGACTGAACTGTTAACTGGTTTATTGACACAAGTCGATATTGTTACGAAGGCGTCGTACTTGGCTAGCATATCGGCCGAAAGGTATGGCGCCGTTCAATACGAGGAAAAACTGAGCGATTCTGTTATGCTGATGGTTTCGCATGTCAATGCTTTGAAACAGCAAAGGGACAATTCTAAAAGGCAATTAGAATATACCAA AAGAGTTATACAAGAAACCAATATTGACTCGGAAAACaacaacacattaaaaatGCCGAAAAAATTACCGACACGCGGTGGGAAATCCGTCACCAGAAGGGCAAGTATCGCAACAATATCCCAGACGGCCGACATTGTCAGACCTagcgaaattaaaaaaatcactagAAGAAAATCGGACTTGTCGATTTGTACAAGTACACCGATGAGATCCAACAGACCCAGCCGATTCGA TCTGAACGTTGATTTGGTGAAGATTTCTGAAGGTGTTGTGGAGGTAGAGCACAGTAACGAAgattcggacagtaggttggaACAAAGTGATGCCCCTGAGGAAAACGAGGATGAAAGTTCGGTGACTGAAGATCCGGGTGAATATCAAGTTAAAGAGGCGGTTCCGGTCACATTGAA gcaAAAAGTCATGTATAAAATAAGGACAATGGAAAATAGtttggaaatgaaatttataaaatggtcCAGCTCATTTACAACAGAGACATTTCATTTTTGTGCTATTATATGTTTTGTATTTAGTTTAGTCATAATGGCCAACATTCTTATAGAATTGGAACTTTCAAAAATGTACAACAACACTTAA
- the LOC109595265 gene encoding tudor domain-containing protein 3, producing MSADVLGPEWNLSPTGLEIISENGVIKDRGQLIRRALDTDLKEIGKTVLTTELTKNQTTKLVLQIQKIRNVSAPKANEESQAAPRMLKLILTDGDTTVQALELSSIQQISRERTAPGSKVLINGAQIISGYLLLTPSCCSLLGGKVPHLYEKWELAKSVQHNNRQSGNTDGPPPWVNFGCKIQTAGKDDNFKSLENKSKDPTKESTEFEQQRQGAIAEATSGAIKKVFGGRAKQQVQPVQNNNKRSNENKGRSGKGKTLGPKEIDAAPQKPLEKVSLFDFLETKLPVNEPPQKVAETPVEKFVPPTQSFQQNKPNYQKNKTNNEKYDSNKYNSKPNNNRGQQYNNYNNSSSQIEYPQPKTNNSRREPVNTKYYNSQTNSQRVEPTTSNSNNYKKEPYQHNANSNTSDKSVNDITQNMSRISLGNNSFASKIIRQQLNIDPTSKKQESAKENVISSENGTVFPIGSECLAKYWEDGKYYNATVTAVTERTYVVKFKGYDNIEEVLKKDCQPLGTKNNRKYDNNRSYSGGTMKFTGRR from the exons ATGAGCGCCGATGTTTTAGGTCCAGAATG gaACTTGTCTCCAACTGGTCTTGAAATCATATCCGAAAATGGTGTTATTAAGGATAGAGGGCAATTAATACGACGTGCTTTAGAT ACTGATCTGAAAGAAATtggaaaaactgttttaaccACTGAATTAACCAAAAACCAAACAACCAAACTAGTGttacaaattcaaaagatCCGCAACGTTTCGGCTCCAAAAGCTAATGAGGAGTCACAGGCAGCTCCCcgcatgttaaaattaatactaactGATGGTGATACAACGGTGCAGGCCCTAGAATTGTCTTCAATCCAGCAAATTAGTCGTGAACGAACGGCACCTGGGAgcaaagtattaataaatgggGCCCAAATCATATCAggatatttacttttaactcCAAGTTGTTGTAGCTTACTAGGTGGAAAAGTTCCTCATTTGTATGAGAAATGGGAACTAGCCAAAAGTGTTCAACATAACAATAGACAATCAG GTAATACAGATGGCCCCCCACCTTGGGTAAACTTTGGCTGTAAGATACAGACAGCAGGCAAAGATGATAATTTCAAATCACTGGAAAACAAGAGCAAGGACCCCACGAAGGAGTCCACAGAATTTGAGCAGCAAAGGCAAGGAGCAATTGCTGAAGCAACATCTGGTGCAATTAAAAAGGTGTTTGGAGGAAGAGCCAAACAACAAGTGCAACcagtacaaaataataacaaacgtTCCAATGAGAACAAAGGAAGGAGTGGCAAAGGAAAAACACTGGGGCCTAAAGAAATTGATGCTGCACCGCAAAAACCGTTAGAGAAAGTTTCTCTGTTCGATTTTCTGGAAACAAAGCTTCCAGTGAATGAGCCTCCTCAGAAAGTTGCTGAAACGCCTGTAGAAAAGTTTGTGCCTCCAACTCAAagctttcaacaaaataaGCCTAATTATCAAAAGAATAAaaccaataatgaaaaatatgatagcaataaatacaattctaaACCAAATAACAATAGGGGACAAcagtacaataattataataattcaagtAGTCAAATTGAATATCCTCAgcctaaaacaaataattcaagGAGAGAACCAgtgaatactaaatattataattctcAAACAAATTCACAAAGAGTAGAGCCAACAACCAGCAATTCAAATAACTATAAGAAAGAGCCATATCAACACAATGCAAATTCAAACACTTCAGATAAGTCAGTTAATGATATCACACAAAACATGTCGAGAATTTcgttaggaaataattccTTCGCTAGTAAAATCATAAGGCAACAACTCAATATTGATCCAACCAGCAAAAAACAGGAAAGTGCTAAAGAAAATGTAATATCATCAGAAAATGGGACAGTTTTCCCTATTGGAAGTGAATGTTTGGCTAAATACTGGGAAGATGGAAAA tattaCAATGCTACAGTCACTGCTGTAACTGAAAGGACATATGTTGTCAAATTTAAAGGATATGATAATATTGAAGAGGTGTTGAAGAAAGATTGTCAACCCCTTGGAACTAAAAACAATAGGAAATATGATAACAATAGGTCATATTCAGGAG GTACTATGAAGTTTACAGGACGAAgatga
- the LOC109595267 gene encoding uncharacterized protein LOC109595267, with protein sequence MEVSLLSADSDEREEGEIVDDDLEDISDSSITMMPLQLGKCVSSKGHLRGLSLSSISDGEPPPKERHRRKSHRRKRRTSRRRSTISVSDSDSATDKRLRRKQLKAAVAVDKDEIHQNSLEIRLKLMNDMCKQPKEPENSHSDIDKELIQLRAAALKTTLENKYNGKKRKLNGVKENIISDNSIKSDVSDTNKENNHNENCKENGTTEVEKESESVACQPHEEDEDVLRAVVLASMSKKITSKNDTESVVSNGITNSINTKPIKSITNTIRPIKKPMTMPLVKPLIISISKDSDTDESENEGSEPKKNNLMSEEDIKKSVDSFLKEQRAQVEATTSTTATPCAPKKATNNPLKSAVKLLPKDKQREYHELLQKLAAKKKNLVHKATESKCVPPKPKPKVTSELQKADTVINFKRDVHTFRKVYKEIQTQPNGRYIGNMTKILQQRIKQRLQIQDKYTSLKPVVDRVFEIHKEKTRLEKRLKELMMEVNTTKKKVERSQQVFCNYVKQLVVQKSKLDQSSVVKHTTINLPTVKKKLTQNTIKNNVPKKLPEVIQSNVAQLDLVPSKTIQEGGRDTINFGDPNDIDKILKMSKPTESISKYVSPLDTKRTETYDPLSIVCPFEIDGKCRDKDCGFKHFL encoded by the exons ATGGAGGTATCGTTATTGAGCGCGGACTCAGACGAGCGGGAAGAAGGTGAAATCGTCGACGACGATTTAGAAGACATTTCGGATAGTTCGATAACTATGATGCCCTTGCAGCTTGGTAAGTGTGTCTCATCTAAAGGACATTTACGTGGTCTTTCTTTAAGTAGCATCAGCGACGGAGAGCCGCCGCCGAAAGAAAGGCATCGGCGGAAGTCCCATCGCAGGAAGAGGAGGACTTCACGAAGAAGGTCCACAATCAGTGTTTCGGATAGTGACAGTGCTACAGACAAACGGCTGAGACGGAAACAGTTAAAGGCGGCAGTCGCAGTGGATAAGGATGAAATTCACCAAAACAGTTTGGAAATCAGACTCAAGCTTATGAACGATATGTGCAAACAGCCAAAAGAACCAGAAAATTCACACTCTGATATTGATAAGGAATTAATTCAGTTAAGAGCTGCTGCACTAAAGACTACATTAGAAAATAAGTACAATGGTAAGAAAAGAAAACTAAATGGGGTTAAAGAAAACATAATTTCGGATAATTCTATAAAGTCTGATGTATCAGACACAAATAAAGAGAACAATCacaatgaaaattgtaaagaaaatgGGACAACTGAAGTTGAAAAAGAGTCTGAATCTGTTGCTTGTCAGCCTCATGAGGAGGATGAGGATGTCTTAAGGGCTGTGGTTTTAGCATCCATGTCCAAAAAGATAACATCAAAAAATGACACAGAATCTGTTGTCAGTAATGGAATAACTAATTCCATTAACACAAAACCAATCAAGTCaataacaaatacaataaGACCAATAAAGAAGCCAATGACAATGCCATTAGTCAAACCACTCATTATTAGCATTTCTAAAGATTCTGACACTGATGAAAGTGAAAATGAAGGATCAGAGCcaaaaaagaacaatttaatgTCAGAGGAAgacataaaaaaatctgtGGACAGTTTTTTGAAGGAGCAAAGAGCTCAAGTGGAAGCAACCACATCCACCACAGCAACCCCATGTGCCCCTAAAAAAGCCACCAACAACCCACTGAAATCAGCAGTAAAACTACTACCTAAAGACAAGCAAAGAGAGTACCATGAGTTATTGCAGAAACTGGCTGCCAAAAAGAAAAATCTTGTTCATAAAGCAACAGAATCTAAATGTGTTCCACCAAAACCTAAACCTAAAGTGACATCAGAATTACAAAAGGCAGACACTGTCATCAATTTCAAAAGGGATGTACACACATTTAGAAAAGTTTACAAGGAAATTCAGACACAGCCTAATGGAAG ATATATTGGAAACAtgacaaaaattttacaacaaagaATCAAACAAAGATTACAGATACAAGACAAATATACATCTCTTAAACCAGTTGTGGATAGAGTGTTTGAGATACACAAAGAAAAAACTAGACTAGAAAAGAGATTGAAAGAACTAATGATGGAGGTCAATACAACAAAAAAGAAGGTTGAAAGATCGCAACAAGTGTTTTGCAATTATGTAAAACAGCTAGTTGTTCAAAAATCGAAGTTAGATCAAAG CTCAGTTGTAAAACATACTACCATAAATTTGCcaacagtaaaaaaaaaactaactcAAAACACAATCAAGAACAATGTGCCGAAGAAATTGCCTGAAGTGATTCAATCAAATGTGGCTCAACTTGATTTAGTTCCGTCAAAAACGATTCAAGAAGGAGGCAGAGATACGATAAATTTCGGCGATCCTAacgatattgataaaatattgaaaatgtcaAAACCAACGGAGTCCATCTCTAAGTATGTGTCGCCTTTAGACACGAAAAG AACTGAAACTTATGATCCTTTAAGTATAGTATGTCCATTTGAAATTGATGGTAAATGTAGAGATAAAGATTGtggttttaaacattttttatag
- the LOC109595264 gene encoding nucleoporin Nup37, with product MDLLKSIPVRKNYSEPDYVENFSEHGQILSVHFSPFEWSQDLILIAFETKVILAHLNLEDAPSLKVVSEFNHQCRCTSLCFSPETSLNTMPNAVIFTVAGSDYKLRVYSSDLRENNTCKLLSGHTSYINDISYDSDNSYLVSASDDNTVKIWTTDDYKLKNTFHLTSPGMSVSWHRADECKLLVAEKIGIIRFYNVEVEVAIISLDYGKPLISASWGPVDEQLVASLHMGELVVWDLTKPCLPIHTTILFNENGGHIRFSPQAELIAATNSIEGSLKVIHVKSQATKLTTTVTLPTNVTWHYRYPLVCVGDDSKLCFWKVSSK from the exons ATGGaccttttaaaatcaattccgGTCAGAAAAAATTACAGTGAGCCTGATTATGTGGAAAATTTTTCTGAACATGGTCAAATATTGTCAGTACATTTCTCACCGTTTGAATGGTCCCAAGATTTAATTCTTATCGCATTTGAAACCAAAGTGATTTTGGCTCACCTAAATCTAGAG gatGCTCCCTCGTTGAAAGTTGTGTCGGAATTTAATCACCAATGTAGATGTACCTCACTATGTTTTTCCCCAGAGACTTCTTTAAATACAATGCCCAATGCAGTCATATTTACTGTAGCTGGCAGTGATTATAAGTTACGTGTTTATTCCAGCGATTTACGAGAAAATAACACTTGCAAATTACTCTCAGGACATACAAGCTACATCAATGACATCAGTTATGATTCAGATAATAGTTATTTAGTATCTGCTAGTGATGATAACACAGTTAAAATATGGACTACTGATGATTATAAATTGAAGAATACATTTCACCTAACTTCTCCAG gaATGTCTGTATCATGGCATAGGGCTGATGAATGTAAATTGTTAGTGGCTGAGAAAATTGGTAttataagattttataatgtGGAAGTTGAAGTAGCAATAATATCATTAGATTATGGAAAACCACTTATAAGTGCCAGTTGGGGACCAGTTGATGAACAACTTGTGGCCTCCCTTCATATGGGAGAATTAGTAGTTTGGGACTTGACGAAACCATG tcttCCAATTCACACCacaatattgtttaatgaaaatgGGGGCCACATTAGATTTAGTCCACAAGCAGAACTGATAGCAGCAACTAATAGTATAGAAGGAAGTTTAAAAGTCATCCATGTGAAATCACAAGctacaaaattaacaacaacaGTTACATTACCCACAAATGTCACCTGGCATTATAGATATCCCCTTGTTTGTGTAGGAGATGACTCTAAATTGTGCTTCTGGAAGGtatcatcaaaataa